One window of the Eucalyptus grandis isolate ANBG69807.140 chromosome 8, ASM1654582v1, whole genome shotgun sequence genome contains the following:
- the LOC120287692 gene encoding protein SIEVE ELEMENT OCCLUSION B-like, producing the protein MEEYHKYVEKVKATGDIVDFLNSLLTAKDSFQDPIVTGPNDKPVRFELFSKKSVLLIISHLKISMDDIETLRIIYEDPQRLRKSPKEDDQEDGNNPIQTEKETLYELVWIPIVDGRLKDWEALPNLKSLMPWAYRVDPQRMNTWAPKYIKEEWHFKRETMVVVLDSHGRVENTDAMPMLRIWGTNAFPYTGNEFTHPWMGIWSWVQLVLRELVVQHGTSDAAKDEYILFWGPPAVEVAAADAGGGVPSIREIPIEDMRRFRTLLRSCLICRLQAVQILKIESNPLRDRMVYEMSEAYKACQRGGVAILTKGPDLQVQHVGLLSDIEMATEQVAEFWWTALAEGFEKKYKDAQGQSMCLHAYVPHYTDLEDLYCPVCGRFMRYDLCLMCCHSDSD; encoded by the exons ATGGAGGAGTATCATAAGTACGTGGAAAAGGTCAAAGCTACGGGGGACATCGTGGACTTTCTGAATTCACTGCTTACTGCGAAGGATTCCTTCCAGGATCCAATTGTTACTGGTCCCAATGACAAACCG GTCAGGTTTGAGTTGTTCAGCAAGAAGAGTGTGTTGCTGATTATTTCGCATCTAAAGATCTCTATGGATGACATTGAGACTCTCAGGATCATTTATGAAGATCCTCAACGCCTTCGAAAAAGCCCTAAAGAGGACGACCAGGAAGATGGTAATAACCCTATTCAAACCGAGAAGGAGACGCTCTATGAGCTTGTTTGGATCCCTATTGTGGATGGAAGGCTCAAGGACTGGGAAGCACTGCCAAATTTGAAGTCTCTGATGCCATGGGCTTATAGGGTAGATCCACAGAGAATGAACACGTGGGCACCTAAGTATATCAAGGAAGAGTGGCATTTCAAGCGAGAAACCATGGTTGTGGTGCTGGACTCGCATGGTCGGGTGGAGAACACAGATGCCATGCCCATGCTCCGGATATGGGGGACGAACGCTTTCCCTTACACAGGGAATGAATTCACCCATCCCTGGATGGGCATATGGAGTTGGGTTCAGCTAGTATTGAGAGAGCTGGTAGTCCAGCATGGGACATCGGATGCG GCTAAGGATGAGTACATATTGTTTTGGGGACCTCCTGCTGTGGAGGTAGCCGCAGCTGATGCCGGCGGCGGAGTTCCTAGTATTAGGGAAATTCCCATTGAGGACATGAGGCGCTTCCGCACCCTCTTAAGGAGTTGCCTGATCTGTAGGTTGCAAGCTGTGCAAATCCTGAAAATTGAGAGCAACCCGTTGCGTGATCGCATGGTATATGAGATGAGTGAAGCATACAAGGCCTGTCAAAGAGGCGGGGTTGCAATCCTCACCAAGGGGCCTGATCTGCAGGTGCAGCATGTAGGCCTTTTGAGCGATATAGAAATGGCGACGGAACAGGTTGCCGAGTTTTGGTGGACGGCTCTTGCAGAAGGTTTCGAGAAGAAGTATAAAGACGCTCAAGGACAGTCCATGTGCCTGCACGCCTACGTCCCACATTATACCGATCTCGAGGATTTGTACTGCCCTGTCTGTGGCCGATTCATGAGATACGATCTTTGCCTCATGTGTTGCCATTCCGATTCCGACTGA